The following coding sequences are from one Haliotis asinina isolate JCU_RB_2024 chromosome 3, JCU_Hal_asi_v2, whole genome shotgun sequence window:
- the LOC137277212 gene encoding tigger transposable element-derived protein 6-like: MEGLSRKRKALDLDTKYQIIQAVDAGGKSKTDIAAEFKIPKSTLSTILKDKEAIISKLQSAEYGSSRKRIRVSNFEDVEKALFEWFKSVRSENIPLSGPILLAKSDEFSVKLGHTDFKANQLWLERFKKRRGICSAMTHGESSSVDSKSVDDWLTSQLPVLLKNYSPENIFNADETGLFYKLVPQRTLHLKGDKCHRGKKSKERITVLTAANMSGTEKLKLLVIGKSEKPRCFKNVRSLPVDYRSNGKAWMTSDLFTEWVNKLDQSMKRQNRKVLLLIDNCPAHPHVPNLKNVTVAYLPPNTTSRIQPMDQGIIASLKSNYRKQMMADLISAYDKKEKYEVTLLSAVTNIHRAWCHVTSQCIVNCFRKGGFKLPEENDMDNSELDEDDIPLANLCGMWGEVTDIANVPAEVTLEDFLSADENIVTTERLTDEDIVTAVKKDNETVDSDEDDSETVAEMEVKTTAEAATCLKHVRDFFLSRPNVPLSVFDNINDCMQALESIQMSARVQTKITDFVTDA, from the coding sequence ATGGAAGGCTTGTCACGGAAACGTAAAGCTCTAGATCTCGACACAAAATACCAGATCATCCAAGCTGTAGATGCAGGCGGAAAATCTAAGACTGACATTGCAGCAGAATTTAAAATTCCCAAGTCCACATTAAGCACCATACTTAAAGACAAGGAGGCGATCATCTCAAAGTTGCAGTCAGCAGAATATGGAAGCAGTCGGAAGAGAATTCGAGTTTCCAATTTTGAAGATGTTGAGAAAGCTCTGTTTGAATGGTTTAAGTCTGTGCGGAGTGAGAATATTCCACTAAGCGGCCCGATACTTCTTGCGAAATCTGACGAGTTTAGTGTCAAacttggacatacagatttcaaGGCCAATCAGTTGTGGTTAGAGAGATTTAAGAAGCGACGAGGGATATGTTCAGCCATGACACACGGAGAAAGCTCGTCTGTTGACAGCAAGTCAGTTGATGATTGGCTGACGTCACAGCTTCCAGTGCTGCTGAAGAACTACTCGCCAGAAAAcatattcaacgctgatgaAACGGGACTTTTTTATAAGCTTGTACCACAGAGAACGCTTCACTTGAAAGGGGACAAATGCCACAGAGGAAAGAAATCTAAAGAACGCATTACTGTTCTAACTGCAGCAAACATGAGTGGTACAGAAAAACTGAAACTGTTAGTCATAGGGAAGTCAGAAAAGCCACGGTGTTTCAAGAATGTTCGAAGTTTACCAGTGGACTACAGATCAAACGGCAAAGCATGGATGACCTCTGATTTGTTCACTGAATGGGTGAACAAGCTCGACCAATCAATGAAGAGACAGAATCGGAAAGTTTTACTGTTGATTGACAACTGCCCCGCCCACCCACATGTTCCTAATTTAAAGAATGTGACAGTGGCCTATTTACCACCGAATACGACATCGAGAATTCAACCAATGGATCAAGGGATCATTGCATCCCTTAAAAGTAATTataggaaacagatgatggCAGATCTGATTAGTGCCTACGACAAGAAGGAGAAATACGAAGTGACATTGCTGTCTGCAGTCACTAATATCCACCGAGCCTGGTGTCATGTGACCTCTCAATGCATTGTCAACTGCTTTAGAAAGGGAGGGTTCAAGTTACCGGAGGAAAATGACATGGATAATTCTGAATTGGATGAAGATGACATACCCCTTGCAAACTTGTGTGGAATGTGGGGAGAAGTGACTGACATTGCTAATGTACCGGCAGAGGTGACACTCGAAGATTTCTTGAGTGCAGatgaaaacattgtgaccaCAGAACGACTTACAGATGAAGATATAGTTACGGCCGTGAAGAAAGACAATGAAACAGTTGATAGTGATGAAGATGACAGTGAGACAGTGGCAGAAATGGAAGTGAAGACGACAGCAGAGGCAGCaacatgtttaaaacatgtaAGAGACTTTTTCTTGTCAAGACCAAATGTGCCGTTGTCCGTCTTTGATAACATTAATGACTGTATGCAAGCTCTGGAATCTATTCAAATGTCTGCTCGTGTTCAAACTAAAATTACCGATTTTGTTACAGATgcataa